A genomic region of Mycobacterium senriense contains the following coding sequences:
- the fgd gene encoding glucose-6-phosphate dehydrogenase (coenzyme-F420): MAELKLGYKASAEQFAPRELVELAVAAEGHGMDSATVSDHFQPWRHEGGHAPFSLAWMTAVGERTKRLVLGTSVLTPTFRYNPAVIAQAFATMGCLYPDRIFLGVGTGESLNEIATGYEGEWPEFKERYARLRESVRLMRELWLGDRVDFEGEYYHTKGASIYDVPEGGIPIYIAAGGPQVAKYAGRAGDGFICTSGKGEELYKDKLMPAMKEGAEAAGKNPDDVDRMIEIKISYDTDPDKALENTRFWAPLSLTAEQKTSIHDPLEMEKAADELPIEQVAKRWIVASDPDEAVEKVGQYVKWGLNHLVFHAPGHDQRRFLELFEKDLAPRLRRLA, encoded by the coding sequence GTGGCTGAACTGAAACTCGGATACAAAGCGTCCGCTGAACAATTTGCACCGCGCGAACTCGTCGAACTCGCTGTCGCCGCCGAAGGGCACGGCATGGACAGCGCAACCGTCAGTGACCACTTCCAGCCGTGGCGGCACGAGGGCGGACACGCCCCGTTCTCGCTGGCCTGGATGACCGCCGTCGGCGAGCGCACCAAGAGGCTGGTGCTGGGCACCTCGGTGCTCACCCCGACCTTCCGTTACAACCCCGCCGTCATCGCGCAGGCGTTCGCCACGATGGGCTGCCTGTACCCGGACCGCATCTTCCTCGGCGTCGGCACCGGCGAGTCGCTCAACGAGATCGCCACCGGATACGAGGGCGAGTGGCCGGAGTTCAAGGAACGCTATGCCCGGCTGCGCGAATCGGTGCGGCTGATGCGCGAACTGTGGCTGGGCGACCGCGTCGACTTCGAGGGCGAGTACTACCACACCAAGGGCGCCTCCATTTACGACGTTCCGGAGGGCGGCATCCCGATCTACATCGCCGCGGGCGGCCCGCAGGTGGCCAAGTACGCGGGTCGGGCCGGCGACGGCTTCATCTGCACCTCCGGCAAGGGCGAGGAGCTGTACAAGGACAAGCTGATGCCCGCCATGAAGGAGGGCGCGGAGGCCGCCGGAAAGAATCCCGACGACGTCGACCGGATGATCGAGATCAAGATCTCCTACGACACCGACCCGGACAAGGCGCTGGAGAACACCCGCTTCTGGGCGCCGCTGTCGCTGACGGCCGAGCAGAAGACCAGCATTCACGACCCGCTGGAGATGGAGAAGGCCGCCGACGAGCTGCCCATCGAGCAGGTGGCCAAGCGCTGGATCGTGGCGTCCGACCCCGACGAGGCGGTCGAAAAGGTCGGCCAGTACGTGAAATGGGGCCTCAACCACCTGGTGTTCCACGCGCCCGGCCACGACCAACGCCGGTTCCTGGAGCTCTTCGAGAAGGACCTGGCGCCGCGGCTGCGGCGGCTGGCCTGA
- the purT gene encoding formate-dependent phosphoribosylglycinamide formyltransferase, translated as MTDGVTDGRDDETTALVVPQQPPARAEAQPDVPSDGRPTVVLLGSGEISRELAIDLGRLGARVIAVDAHPHAPAHRVADQALVLPLTDAAELSAALQRLQPDFVVTATDTVAAGALDALAPGSGANHTELVPSARAVRLSADREGLRRLAADELGLPTAPFWFAGSLGELEAVGAHAGYPLLVKPVSGPTGPGQSAVARREDLGPAWQRAVGAHAGPGQPRVLAETVVEVEFYVTLLAVRSEGPAGPAIEFCSPIGHRGSGGQVLESWQPQSLSAAATDAAKSIAARIVKALGGRGVFAVELMINGDEVYFADVTSRPTDSAWVTLRSQRLSAFELQARTILGLPVDTMMVSPAAARAIDPVDSHDPAALAGALSVPESDLRVLGRGFRALATAPEVAAARERAGQVAGRLAAPE; from the coding sequence GTGACTGACGGCGTGACCGACGGACGGGACGACGAAACGACGGCGCTCGTCGTGCCCCAGCAGCCTCCCGCGCGCGCCGAAGCCCAGCCGGACGTGCCCTCCGACGGCAGGCCGACGGTGGTGCTGCTGGGTTCCGGCGAGATCAGCCGGGAGCTGGCGATCGACCTGGGGCGCCTCGGAGCCCGGGTGATCGCCGTCGACGCGCACCCGCACGCACCCGCGCACCGGGTGGCCGACCAGGCCCTGGTGCTCCCGCTGACCGACGCCGCCGAACTGTCCGCGGCGCTGCAGCGGCTGCAACCCGACTTCGTGGTGACCGCGACCGACACCGTCGCCGCCGGGGCCCTCGACGCGCTGGCCCCCGGATCCGGCGCCAACCACACCGAGCTGGTGCCCAGCGCCCGCGCCGTGCGCCTCAGCGCCGACCGCGAGGGTCTGCGCCGCCTGGCCGCCGACGAGCTCGGGCTGCCGACCGCGCCGTTCTGGTTCGCCGGGTCGCTGGGCGAACTCGAGGCGGTGGGCGCGCACGCCGGATATCCGTTGTTGGTCAAGCCGGTGTCCGGGCCCACCGGGCCGGGGCAGTCGGCGGTCGCGCGGCGCGAAGACCTCGGGCCGGCGTGGCAACGCGCGGTCGGCGCCCACGCGGGCCCCGGCCAGCCACGGGTGCTGGCCGAAACCGTGGTCGAGGTCGAGTTCTACGTGACGCTGCTGGCGGTGCGCAGCGAAGGCCCGGCCGGGCCGGCGATCGAATTCTGTTCGCCCATCGGTCATCGCGGCTCCGGCGGGCAGGTGCTGGAATCCTGGCAGCCCCAGAGTTTGAGCGCGGCGGCAACGGACGCCGCGAAGTCGATCGCCGCGCGCATCGTCAAGGCGCTGGGCGGGCGCGGCGTCTTCGCGGTCGAATTGATGATCAACGGCGACGAGGTGTACTTCGCCGACGTCACGTCACGACCGACCGACAGCGCCTGGGTGACGCTGCGCAGCCAGCGGCTCTCGGCGTTCGAACTGCAGGCCCGCACCATCCTCGGGTTGCCGGTGGACACCATGATGGTGTCGCCGGCTGCCGCCCGAGCCATCGACCCGGTCGACTCGCATGACCCCGCCGCGCTGGCCGGCGCGCTCAGCGTGCCCGAAAGTGACCTGCGGGTGCTCGGGCGCGGCTTCCGGGCGCTGGCGACCGCGCCGGAGGTGGCGGCCGCCCGCGAGCGCGCCGGGCAGGTCGCCGGGCGGCTGGCCGCCCCGGAGTAA
- a CDS encoding GNAT family N-acetyltransferase, whose translation MMPESSPPHGQLRFVSATHDDPLAQPLLAELAVEYAQRYGGTPSTHLTWLPVPEAELAPPDGGLLIGVVDGLPVTGGAFRRYDADTAELKRIWTDGAHRRRGYARALLAALEAEALARGYRRLYLITGNRQPEAEALYDATGYTRTAPDPLPSWGPFLPIAFEKWLI comes from the coding sequence GTGATGCCCGAATCAAGCCCGCCGCACGGCCAATTGCGGTTCGTGTCGGCAACTCACGACGACCCGCTGGCGCAACCGTTGCTGGCCGAACTGGCCGTCGAGTATGCGCAGCGATACGGCGGCACGCCGAGTACCCACCTGACCTGGCTGCCCGTACCCGAGGCCGAGCTGGCGCCGCCGGACGGCGGCCTGCTGATCGGCGTCGTGGACGGCCTGCCGGTGACCGGCGGCGCGTTTCGCCGTTACGACGCCGACACCGCGGAGCTCAAGCGGATCTGGACCGACGGCGCTCACCGGCGCCGTGGCTACGCCAGGGCGCTGCTGGCGGCGCTGGAGGCCGAGGCCCTGGCGCGCGGGTATCGGCGGCTCTACCTGATCACCGGCAATCGGCAGCCCGAGGCCGAGGCGCTCTATGACGCGACGGGGTATACCCGGACAGCGCCGGACCCGCTGCCGTCGTGGGGCCCGTTCCTGCCGATCGCGTTCGAGAAGTGGCTGATCTGA
- a CDS encoding acyl-CoA dehydrogenase family protein, producing the protein MSTKTPPAFDRDDPLGLDASLSSDELAVRDTVREFCAEHVLPHIAEWFEIGDLPVRELAKGFGQLGLLGMHLDGYGCGGASSVHYGLACVELEAADSGLRSMVSVQGSLAMFAIWNFGSEEQKQEWLPGMATGELLGCFGLTEPDVGSDPAAMKTRARQDGSDWVLNGRKLWITNGSVADVAVVWAATDDGIRGFVVPTKTPGFSANTIHHKLSLRASITSELVLDDVRVPADAMLPEAKGLRGPLSCLSEARYGIVWGSMGAARSAWQAALDYSTQRTQFGRPIAGFQLTQAKLVDMAVELHKGQLLSLHLGRLKDSVGLRPEQVSFGKLNNTREAIKICRTARTILGGNGISLEYPVIRHMVNLESVLTYEGTPEMHQLVLGQAFTGSDAFR; encoded by the coding sequence ATGAGCACTAAGACGCCACCCGCCTTCGACCGCGACGACCCGCTCGGCCTCGACGCCTCGCTATCCAGCGACGAGCTCGCGGTGCGCGACACCGTGCGCGAATTCTGCGCCGAGCACGTCCTGCCGCACATCGCGGAGTGGTTCGAAATCGGTGACCTGCCGGTCCGCGAACTGGCCAAGGGGTTCGGCCAGCTCGGCCTGCTGGGGATGCACCTGGACGGGTACGGCTGCGGAGGGGCGTCATCAGTGCACTACGGGCTGGCCTGCGTGGAGCTCGAGGCGGCCGACTCCGGCCTGCGCTCGATGGTCTCGGTGCAGGGGTCGCTGGCAATGTTCGCGATCTGGAATTTCGGGTCCGAGGAGCAGAAGCAGGAATGGCTGCCCGGCATGGCCACCGGTGAGCTGCTCGGCTGCTTCGGGCTGACCGAACCCGACGTCGGCTCCGATCCGGCCGCGATGAAAACCCGTGCGCGCCAAGATGGTTCGGACTGGGTGCTCAACGGTCGCAAGTTGTGGATCACCAACGGCTCGGTCGCCGACGTCGCGGTGGTCTGGGCCGCCACCGACGACGGCATCCGCGGCTTCGTCGTGCCCACCAAGACACCGGGGTTTTCCGCCAACACGATTCACCACAAGCTGTCGCTGCGGGCCTCGATCACCAGCGAGCTGGTGCTCGACGACGTGCGGGTGCCCGCCGACGCGATGCTGCCCGAGGCGAAGGGACTGCGCGGGCCGCTGTCCTGTTTGTCCGAGGCCCGCTACGGAATCGTCTGGGGCTCCATGGGGGCGGCCCGATCGGCCTGGCAGGCCGCGCTGGATTACTCGACGCAACGCACCCAGTTCGGCCGTCCCATCGCCGGCTTCCAGCTGACCCAGGCCAAGCTCGTCGACATGGCCGTCGAGCTGCACAAGGGTCAACTGCTATCGCTGCACCTGGGCCGCCTCAAGGACAGCGTCGGGCTGCGTCCCGAGCAGGTCAGCTTCGGCAAGCTCAACAACACCCGTGAGGCGATCAAGATCTGCCGGACCGCGCGAACCATACTGGGCGGCAACGGAATATCACTGGAATACCCGGTCATCCGGCACATGGTCAACCTGGAATCGGTGCTGACGTACGAGGGCACGCCGGAGATGCATCAGCTCGTCCTCGGACAGGCGTTCACCGGCAGCGACGCCTTCCGCTGA
- a CDS encoding class I SAM-dependent methyltransferase: MAQTADVAVTATFGAAARAVAANKGLLNDPFAEPLLCAVGIDYLTRAIKDHVFAEDDGDDPAMTALMDALAAHTRFVDEFLADAGRAGIRQVVILASGLDTRPYRLWWPPGTTVYEIDRPQVLDFKSEVLRGLDAALTTHRCAIGVDLHQDWPAALRRVGFDAAQPTAWVAEQLLVGYLPPDDQNQLLNRVTAASAAGSRFTADHMPTWNPLQLGAERAFVDGWRQRGLDVDLASLTYPGEYHYVPEYLTSNGWETAGRGITGLLGAMGLGRRRRTGAGDSEFIPEYVTATRV, translated from the coding sequence ATGGCGCAGACGGCCGACGTGGCGGTGACCGCAACCTTCGGAGCGGCCGCGCGCGCGGTGGCCGCCAACAAGGGCCTGCTGAACGATCCGTTCGCCGAGCCGCTGTTGTGCGCCGTCGGGATCGACTACCTCACCCGGGCGATCAAGGACCACGTGTTCGCCGAAGACGACGGCGACGACCCGGCGATGACGGCGTTGATGGACGCGCTGGCGGCGCACACCCGGTTCGTCGACGAATTCCTGGCCGACGCCGGCCGGGCGGGCATCCGGCAGGTGGTGATCCTGGCCTCGGGTCTGGACACCCGCCCGTACCGGCTGTGGTGGCCGCCGGGGACCACGGTCTATGAGATTGATCGACCGCAGGTGCTCGACTTCAAATCCGAAGTCTTGCGCGGGCTGGACGCCGCATTGACCACCCACCGGTGTGCGATCGGCGTTGACCTGCACCAGGATTGGCCCGCGGCGCTGCGCCGGGTCGGGTTCGACGCGGCCCAGCCCACGGCCTGGGTCGCCGAGCAGCTGCTCGTCGGGTATCTACCGCCCGACGACCAGAATCAGTTGCTGAACCGTGTCACCGCCGCGAGCGCGGCGGGCAGCCGGTTCACCGCCGATCACATGCCGACCTGGAATCCGTTGCAGCTCGGGGCCGAGCGCGCCTTCGTCGACGGCTGGCGGCAGCGCGGCCTGGATGTCGACTTGGCCAGCCTGACCTATCCCGGCGAATATCATTACGTGCCAGAGTATTTGACGTCCAATGGCTGGGAGACGGCCGGGCGCGGCATCACCGGGCTGCTGGGCGCGATGGGGCTGGGCAGGCGGCGACGGACGGGGGCCGGCGACTCGGAGTTCATCCCGGAATACGTCACCGCGACGCGCGTTTGA
- a CDS encoding rhodanese-like domain-containing protein, producing MSTERAHSYAGDISPLEAWKLLSDNPNAVLVDVRTDAEWRFVGVPDLSSLGREVLFLEWNSSDGRHNANFGDQLREQVAPAEGDAQRPVLFLCRSGNRSIGAAEVATELGITPAYNILDGFEGQLDANGHRGETGWRAIGLPWKQG from the coding sequence ATGAGCACAGAGCGCGCACACTCCTACGCCGGGGACATCTCTCCCCTGGAGGCATGGAAGCTGCTCAGCGACAACCCCAACGCCGTGCTGGTCGACGTGCGGACCGACGCCGAATGGCGATTCGTCGGTGTGCCCGATCTGTCCAGCCTCGGCCGTGAGGTGTTGTTCCTGGAGTGGAATTCGTCCGACGGACGGCACAACGCGAACTTCGGCGACCAGCTGCGCGAGCAGGTGGCGCCGGCCGAAGGCGACGCGCAGCGGCCGGTGCTGTTCTTGTGTCGCTCCGGAAACCGCTCCATAGGCGCCGCCGAGGTCGCGACCGAGCTCGGCATCACGCCGGCCTACAACATCCTGGACGGCTTCGAGGGCCAGCTCGATGCCAACGGCCACCGGGGTGAGACGGGCTGGCGCGCCATCGGATTGCCCTGGAAACAGGGCTGA
- a CDS encoding NAD(P)/FAD-dependent oxidoreductase, with protein MSRHRVVIIGSGFGGLSAARALRRADVDITVISKTTTHLFQPLLYQVATGILSEGDIAPTTRLILRRQQNVRVLWGEVSAIDLTAKTVKSHLMGMDTVTPYDNLIVAAGAQQSYFGHDEYAAFAPGMKSIDDALELRGRILGAFEAAEVATDPAERKRRLTFVVVGAGPTGVELAGEIVQLAERTLAGAFRTITPSECRVILLDAAPAVLPPMGPKLGLKAQRRLEKMGVEVQLNAMVSAVDYMGITIKEKDGGERRIECACKVWAAGVQASSLGAMIAEQSDGTETDRAGRVIVEPDLTVKGHPYVFVVGDLMSVPGVPGMAQGAIQGAKYAATVIKHGVKGDDNPAERKPFKYVNKGSMALISRYSAVAQVGKVEFAGFIAWLAWLLLHLYYLIGHRNRIAAMFAWGISFLGRTRGQMVITSQMIYARPVVDWLERQAQDGTLAAAEHVDSAEKQAG; from the coding sequence ATGTCGCGCCATCGTGTCGTCATCATCGGAAGCGGCTTCGGCGGACTGTCCGCGGCCAGGGCGCTCAGGCGCGCCGACGTCGACATCACCGTGATCTCGAAAACGACCACGCACCTGTTCCAGCCGCTGCTGTATCAGGTGGCCACCGGGATCCTGTCCGAGGGCGACATCGCGCCGACCACCCGGCTCATCCTGCGCCGCCAGCAGAACGTGCGGGTGCTGTGGGGCGAAGTCTCGGCCATCGACCTCACCGCGAAGACGGTCAAATCCCACCTGATGGGCATGGACACGGTGACGCCCTACGACAACCTGATCGTGGCAGCCGGCGCGCAGCAGTCCTACTTCGGCCACGACGAGTACGCCGCCTTCGCGCCCGGGATGAAGAGCATCGACGACGCCCTGGAGTTGCGGGGCCGCATCCTGGGCGCATTCGAGGCCGCCGAGGTCGCCACCGATCCGGCCGAGCGCAAACGCCGGCTGACTTTCGTGGTGGTCGGGGCGGGGCCCACCGGTGTCGAGCTGGCGGGCGAGATCGTCCAGCTGGCCGAGCGCACCCTGGCCGGGGCATTCCGGACGATCACCCCCAGCGAATGCCGCGTCATCCTGCTCGACGCCGCGCCCGCGGTGCTACCGCCGATGGGTCCCAAGCTCGGCCTCAAGGCGCAACGGCGGCTGGAGAAGATGGGCGTCGAGGTCCAGCTCAACGCGATGGTGTCGGCGGTCGACTACATGGGCATCACGATCAAGGAGAAGGACGGCGGCGAACGCCGCATCGAATGCGCGTGCAAGGTGTGGGCGGCCGGGGTGCAAGCCAGCTCGCTGGGCGCGATGATCGCCGAGCAGTCCGACGGTACCGAAACCGACCGCGCCGGAAGGGTGATCGTCGAACCCGACCTCACCGTCAAGGGACACCCGTACGTCTTCGTGGTCGGTGACCTGATGTCGGTGCCCGGCGTCCCCGGCATGGCGCAGGGCGCGATCCAGGGGGCCAAATACGCCGCCACCGTCATCAAGCACGGGGTCAAGGGCGACGACAACCCGGCCGAACGCAAGCCGTTCAAGTACGTCAACAAGGGCAGCATGGCGCTGATCTCCCGCTACAGCGCCGTCGCGCAGGTCGGCAAGGTGGAGTTCGCCGGATTCATCGCCTGGCTGGCGTGGCTGCTGCTGCACCTGTACTACCTGATCGGCCACCGCAACCGCATTGCCGCCATGTTCGCCTGGGGCATCTCGTTCCTGGGCCGCACTCGCGGCCAGATGGTCATCACCAGCCAGATGATTTACGCCCGGCCGGTGGTGGACTGGCTGGAGCGCCAGGCGCAGGACGGCACCCTGGCGGCGGCCGAGCACGTCGACTCGGCCGAGAAACAGGCCGGCTAG
- a CDS encoding MBL fold metallo-hydrolase, which yields MGSAPTLVQVTDTVYLARGEAVNWTLVVDGTGVLLIDAGYPGDREAVLSSLRELSYGPGDVRAVLLTHAHIDHLGSAIWLANEYGTDVYCHAEEVGHAKREYLEQASVFDVALRIWRPRWAAWGLHVLRSGGLIRDGIPSTRPLTAEVAAGLPGHPSAVFTPGHTSGHCSYVVDGVLVSGDALITGHPLLRRGGPQLLPAVFSHSQQNSLRSLDALALLDTEVLLPGHGDVWRGPIREATARAISRAQ from the coding sequence ATGGGATCGGCGCCGACTCTCGTTCAAGTGACCGACACGGTGTACCTCGCCCGGGGCGAGGCCGTTAACTGGACGCTGGTCGTCGACGGCACCGGCGTGCTGCTGATCGACGCCGGATATCCCGGCGACCGCGAGGCCGTGCTGTCGTCGCTGCGGGAGCTGAGCTACGGCCCCGGCGACGTGCGCGCCGTCCTGCTCACCCATGCCCACATCGACCACCTGGGCTCCGCGATCTGGCTCGCCAACGAGTACGGCACCGACGTGTACTGCCACGCCGAGGAGGTGGGCCACGCCAAGCGGGAGTACCTGGAGCAGGCGTCGGTATTCGATGTCGCCCTGCGCATTTGGCGGCCACGCTGGGCGGCCTGGGGGTTGCACGTGCTGCGCAGCGGCGGCCTGATTCGCGACGGCATCCCGTCCACCCGGCCGCTGACCGCCGAGGTGGCCGCCGGCCTGCCGGGCCACCCCAGTGCGGTGTTCACCCCCGGGCATACCAGCGGGCACTGCTCGTACGTGGTCGACGGCGTGCTGGTCAGCGGCGACGCGCTGATCACCGGGCACCCGCTGCTGCGCCGCGGTGGGCCGCAGTTGCTGCCGGCGGTGTTCAGCCACAGCCAGCAGAATTCGCTGCGCAGCCTGGACGCGCTGGCCCTGCTGGACACCGAGGTCTTGTTGCCCGGCCACGGCGACGTGTGGCGCGGCCCCATCCGGGAGGCGACCGCACGCGCCATCTCGCGGGCGCAGTGA
- a CDS encoding acyl-CoA dehydrogenase family protein codes for MATRLHYTSEHHQFRNLVRDFVQQTVVPNHEDWERDGQWDRSLFVEAGKLGLLGFSVPEHLGGPGVCDFRYNAIVIDELQRAGAAAEAIAFTLQNDVVLPYLTDLTTPEQQQRWLPGVVTGETVLAIAMTEPGTGSDLAGIRTTAVPDGDDYVVNGAKTFISNGQIGDLFVIAVRTSPDRHHGLSLLVVDPATPGFARGRNLEKIGLHAQDTSELTFTDMRVPKANLLEDEGKGFYQLMKNLPQERLALGVGAVAAAEGILAETLDYVRDRTAFGSPIAGFQNSQFVLAELATEIDIARTYLDDCLAEHLEGELTAARAARLKWWTTDLQVRTADRCLQLHGGYGYMREYSVARAFVDARIQTIYGGTNEIMKTIIAKDLGI; via the coding sequence ATGGCAACACGCCTGCACTACACGTCCGAGCATCACCAGTTCCGCAACCTGGTACGCGATTTCGTGCAACAGACGGTCGTTCCCAATCACGAGGATTGGGAACGGGACGGCCAGTGGGATCGCTCGCTGTTCGTCGAGGCGGGCAAACTCGGGCTGCTGGGCTTCTCGGTGCCCGAGCATCTCGGCGGCCCCGGCGTGTGCGACTTCCGCTACAACGCGATCGTGATCGACGAGCTGCAGCGCGCGGGTGCGGCCGCCGAGGCCATCGCCTTCACGCTGCAAAACGACGTGGTGCTGCCCTATCTCACCGACCTGACCACGCCCGAGCAGCAACAGCGCTGGCTGCCCGGCGTTGTCACCGGCGAGACGGTGCTCGCCATCGCGATGACCGAGCCCGGCACCGGCAGCGATCTGGCCGGAATCCGCACGACGGCGGTGCCAGACGGTGACGATTACGTCGTCAACGGCGCCAAGACGTTCATCTCCAACGGACAGATCGGCGACCTCTTCGTCATCGCGGTGCGCACCTCGCCGGACCGCCACCACGGGCTGTCGCTGCTGGTCGTCGACCCCGCCACGCCCGGCTTCGCCCGCGGGCGCAATCTGGAGAAGATCGGCCTGCACGCCCAGGACACCAGCGAGCTCACCTTCACCGATATGAGGGTGCCGAAGGCCAACCTGCTCGAGGACGAGGGCAAGGGCTTCTACCAGCTGATGAAGAACCTGCCCCAGGAGCGGCTCGCTCTCGGGGTGGGGGCGGTGGCCGCCGCCGAAGGCATCCTGGCCGAAACCCTCGACTACGTGCGTGACCGCACGGCGTTCGGCTCACCGATCGCCGGCTTCCAAAACAGCCAATTCGTGCTCGCCGAGCTGGCGACCGAAATCGACATCGCCCGTACCTATCTCGACGACTGCCTGGCCGAGCACCTGGAGGGTGAGCTGACCGCCGCCCGCGCCGCCCGGCTGAAGTGGTGGACCACCGACCTACAGGTGCGCACCGCCGACCGCTGCCTGCAGCTGCACGGCGGCTACGGCTACATGCGCGAATACAGCGTGGCGCGCGCCTTCGTCGACGCCCGCATTCAGACCATCTACGGCGGCACCAACGAGATCATGAAGACGATCATCGCCAAGGACCTTGGCATCTGA
- a CDS encoding DUF3054 domain-containing protein — translation MLRLQRPAWLAVDVIGVLVFCAVGRRSHDEGLNVSGIAVTAWPFLTGTVLGWLISRGWRRPTAVVPTGVVVWLSTVVVGMLLRKASSAGVAASFVVVATTVTALLLLGWRVAAGLALRRRSGV, via the coding sequence ATGCTTAGGCTCCAGCGGCCGGCCTGGCTCGCGGTGGACGTCATCGGTGTGCTGGTGTTCTGCGCCGTGGGGCGCCGCAGCCACGACGAAGGCCTCAATGTCAGCGGCATCGCCGTGACGGCGTGGCCCTTTCTCACCGGCACCGTGCTCGGCTGGCTGATCTCCCGCGGGTGGCGGCGGCCGACCGCCGTGGTGCCGACCGGGGTCGTGGTGTGGTTGTCCACCGTGGTCGTCGGCATGCTGTTGCGCAAGGCAAGCTCAGCGGGCGTGGCGGCGAGTTTCGTGGTGGTGGCGACGACGGTCACCGCGCTGTTGTTGCTGGGCTGGCGAGTGGCCGCCGGGTTGGCCCTGCGGCGTCGCTCCGGCGTCTGA
- a CDS encoding O-succinylhomoserine sulfhydrylase: protein MTPADDSVRTPAALPEGVSPATIGVRGGLLRSGFDETAEAMYLTSGYVYESAAIAEQSFTGEVDHFVYSRYGNPTVTMFEERLRLLEGAPAAFATASGMAAVFTSLGALLGAGDRLVASRSLFGSCFVVCNEILPRWGVETVFVDGDDPAQWEQALSVPTTAVFFETPSNPMQSLVDITAVCELAHAAGAKVVLDNVFATPLLQQGIPLGVDVVVYSGTKHIDGQGRVLGGAILGDKEYIDGPVQKLMRHTGPAMSAFNAWVLVKGLETLAVRVEHSNSSAFRIAEFLESHPTVSWVRYPYLSSHPQYDLAKRQMSGGGTVITFALDCPDSAAKGRAFEVLDKLQLIDISNNLGDAKSLVTHPATTTHRAMGPEGRAAIGLGDGVVRISVGLEGTDDLIADIDRALS from the coding sequence ATGACCCCAGCCGACGACTCCGTTCGCACGCCCGCGGCGCTGCCTGAGGGAGTCAGCCCGGCGACCATCGGCGTGCGCGGCGGGCTGCTGCGTTCGGGATTCGACGAGACCGCCGAGGCGATGTATCTGACGTCGGGCTACGTCTACGAGTCGGCGGCGATTGCGGAGCAGTCGTTCACCGGCGAGGTGGACCATTTCGTCTACTCGCGCTACGGCAACCCGACCGTGACGATGTTCGAGGAGCGGCTGCGCCTGCTCGAAGGGGCGCCTGCGGCCTTCGCCACCGCGAGCGGCATGGCCGCGGTGTTCACCTCGCTGGGCGCGCTGCTCGGCGCGGGGGACCGGCTGGTCGCCTCGCGCAGCCTGTTCGGCTCGTGCTTCGTGGTGTGCAACGAGATCCTGCCGCGCTGGGGCGTCGAAACCGTCTTCGTCGACGGCGACGACCCGGCGCAGTGGGAGCAGGCGTTGTCGGTGCCCACCACGGCGGTGTTCTTCGAAACGCCGTCGAACCCGATGCAGTCGCTGGTGGACATCACCGCGGTGTGCGAGCTCGCCCATGCCGCGGGCGCAAAAGTGGTGTTGGACAACGTTTTCGCCACGCCGCTGCTGCAACAGGGCATTCCGCTCGGGGTCGACGTGGTGGTGTACTCGGGCACCAAGCACATCGACGGTCAGGGCCGGGTGCTCGGCGGGGCCATTCTGGGCGACAAGGAGTACATCGACGGGCCCGTGCAGAAGCTGATGCGGCACACCGGCCCGGCGATGAGCGCATTCAATGCCTGGGTGCTGGTGAAAGGGCTTGAGACGCTGGCGGTCCGGGTGGAGCACAGCAATTCCTCGGCCTTCCGGATCGCCGAATTCCTGGAGAGCCATCCGACGGTGAGTTGGGTCCGCTACCCGTACCTGTCCTCGCACCCGCAATACGACCTGGCCAAGCGCCAGATGTCCGGCGGGGGAACGGTGATCACCTTCGCGCTCGACTGCCCGGACAGCGCGGCCAAGGGGCGCGCCTTCGAGGTGCTGGACAAGCTGCAGCTGATCGACATCTCGAACAATCTCGGCGACGCCAAATCCCTTGTCACGCATCCCGCGACGACCACCCACCGGGCGATGGGCCCGGAAGGTCGCGCGGCGATCGGACTCGGTGACGGCGTGGTGCGCATCTCCGTCGGACTGGAAGGCACCGACGACCTGATCGCCGACATCGATCGGGCGCTGAGCTAG